The stretch of DNA GGGCGTACTGGGCCGTTCTTTTCCTTCGAGCCTTCGGGTATCAAGCCGGACATCATCACGCTGTCCAAGTCGCTGTCCGGCTTCGGACTGCCGCTTGCGATCACCATGATTCGCCCCGATCTGGATATCTGGGAGCCGGGCGAGCATAACGGTACGTTCCGTGGCAACAACCACGCGTTTGTGACCGCTGTATCGGCGCTCAACAAGTTCTGGCGCGACGACGCGTTCGAAAAGGAAACGCTGCGCAAAGGTGAGCACATGCGCAAGCGCCTGCAGGAGATCGTCGACAGCCATTCCGGGTTCGAAGCCGAGGTGCGCGGACGCGGCATGTTCATCGGCGTCGACTGCGAGGATGCCGATATCGCCGGTCAGATCGTGGCCGAATGCTTCGAGCGCAAGCTGCTGATGGAAACGGCCGGCCCGCGCGACAGTGTGATCAAATTCATGCAGGCGCTGACCACCACAGATGCTGATATCGACAAGGGGCTGGATATCGTGGCCGACTCGGTGCAGAGCGTGCTCGAGAAGCATGGTCTGGCCAAGGGTGCCGCCTAGTAGGCGACCGTCGGTCGTTTGGTCATTCGCTTGCGAGCGTTGTACGCACGCTCGCAAGCGAGTACAAATAATTCCACCCAAGTAAAGGAGTTGGTATGAAGATTGTTCGCACCGAAGACCTGCGCGGCACCGACCGTGAAGTCATCAGCGAAGGCGGCTGGACCAGCGTTCGCTGGTTGCTCGCCAAGGACGGTATGGGGTTCTCGTTCCACGAAACCACCTTTCCGCCCGGCCTCGAATTCGACATGTGGTACAAGCATCATCTGGAAGCGGTGTTTTGCTACCAGGGTGAAGGTACCCTCGTGAACCGCGATACCGGTGAAGAGCACAAGATCGAGCCGGGCACCGTGTATGCGTTGGATAACCACGACAAGCACACGCTCAAGGCCAAGACCGAAATGAAGCTGGTCTGCGCGTTCAACCCGCCGGTTACCGGTCGTGAAACCCACGACGCAGACGGTGCCTACGTGCCGCCGAAGGACTAAGTCCTGCTGCGGGCATTTGCATGCTTGCATACGAAGGCCCCGGCGCTGAGCCGGGGCTTTTTTTTTGCGTCGGCAGGGGTGAGTTCGGCGACTGACGGCTCGTCAGCCGGTGTTGCCTCCTCCGCCAAAGCAAGACGGAGCGCCGGCACAGTCCGCCGGCGGTCGGCCCGGGTCGGCAAGGGCCCCATGCAGGTGCCAGCCCGCTCGGGCCACGACTGGCTGTGGCGCATGGCCACCGTAACGGTTAGGCCGTCAGCCCACCCACCAGCGCACCTGCCAACAGCGGCAGGCTCTGGACGACGATGAGCACGAACAGCCCGGCGCCGGCGATTGCGCCGATGATGGGCATCCCGATAAGTGCGGTGCCAAACCCGACCAGGACAAAACACAGTACGGCGGCCGGCAATACGGCGGCCAGCAACCCGCGACCGGCATTGCCTGCGGTGCGTCCCCCCACGAAACCTGCCAACAGTGGGCCGATCAGTGGCAGCCAGAACAGCAGCAGGGAAAGTACCGCCATCCAGATCATGGCCATCACGAGACTGCCTTGCTTCATCTTTTTTGAGTCCTTCAAAACGTTGTGTGCATGGACTGGCCGGCATCAAAGCCGGACAATAGGGCTATTGTCGCAAAGCAACCGAGTCCGCGCATGAACCGCTTCAGCCTGGATCAGTACGAACGTCCGGAACTCGAGCCGCCCGAGCAGGATACTAAATTGCTCATGCATTCCTGCTGTGCCCCCTGTGCAGGCGACGTGTTGGCCGCGGTAAAGGCTTCGGGTATTGATACCACCGTGTACTTCTACAATCCGAATATTCATCCGGTGGCCGAATACGAGATGCGCAAGGCCGAGGATATTCGCTACTGCGAAGAACTCGGCATTCCGCATATCGACGGCGATTACGACACGGACCGCTGGTTCGACCGGATTCGTGGTCTGGAGAACGAGCCGGAGCGCGGGCGCCGTTGTACCGTGTGTTTCGACATGCGGTTCGAACGAACCGCGCTCTATGCCGCTGAGCACGGCTACGGGTTGATCTCCAGTACCCTGGGTATTTCGCGCTGGAAGAACATGGCCCAGATCAACGAGGCCGGCGTACGCGCGGCCGCCCGCTATCCGGATGTCATCTATTGGACCCTGAACTGGCGCAAGGAGGGCGGTGCGGCGCGCATGATCGAGATCGCCAAGCGCAAGGGCTTCTATCAGCAAGAGTACTGCGGATGCGTATACAGCCTGCGCGATACTAATCGGCACCGAAAAACCCGAGGCCGTGAGCGTATCCAGAAAGGGGTCAAATTCTATGGCCGGGAAGCGATTACCGGCACCGCGCCGGGGCGTGGCGAATATCCTACATTGAAGACGCCGGCCGACGACTGATCGGCCGGCATCGAAGGCCTTAACGCATCTTTTGGATACGTTGGGCCAGTTCCGGATTCTGCTGGGCCGCGCGGGCGATCTCGTTGTAATCGGACACCGACAGGTCGTTGTCCTGAACCGCTTCGACCATCTTCTGGTTGGCCTTGTTGCGGTTGGCCATCATCGATTCCTGATCCTGGCTGTTTTTCATCTGCTGCTGGATATCGGCGCGCACCGAACGGACGTCTTGTTGGGCGGCGGCGAACTTTTCCAGTTTCGCGTCGGAGACGTTGGCGGCCGACGTAGCCGGTTGCGGCGTCTGGGTTTGCCCGGATCCGCCGTACGACGACTGGCCGTCCTGAGCGAAGACCGGTGCAGCACAGGCCAGGGTTGCGCCCATGAGCGCCGTCGCAGCGATACGGTTGGCTGAAAGCATGGTGACTCCTTGCTTGAATTAAGTGTCGCGAACGGCAAAAAGCCGTACGCACGATCACCAACGCCGACACGCCGCGATCGGTTCCATGGTTTTTCCGCTCGCATCGAATGTTCCTCATAACGGCTTGGATGGAACCAAACGCGCCAACAGCCGTTGGTAGCGATGTGGACAGTCAACCAACGCCAATGGCGGCCGACCGGGCACCGAGGACGGGCGAGTGATTCAGGCGCACATGATCGAGGCCGAGATTCCGCATTTGCGGCGGTATGCCCGCTCGCTATTGCGCGGCCATCGCGAAAGTGCCGACGACCTGGTACAGGACACGCTCGAGCGCGCCTGGAGCAAGCGCTGGCTATGGCGGCCGAGCGGCCGCTTGCGCAGCTGGCTGTTCCGGATTCTTTACCGGCTGTATCTCGACCGCATGCCGGTCGTCACCGCAGCTCACGGCAATCTGATCGCACTGGATGCAATACGCGAACCAGTCTGCGGCCGGGCGCGGCCGGACAGTACGCTCCACTGTCGCGACGTACTCGACGCCATTGATGCGTTGCCCGACACCCAGCGTGCGGTACTGTTGCTGGTTGCCGTCGAGCAGCCCAGCTATAGCGAGGGCGCTGCCATGCTCGGTATCCGCGTGGGCACGTATCGCTCACGGCTGTCCCGGGCGCGTGAGATGCTCGGCGAACGACTCGAGCTGCGCCCGTCACCCCTATCGGCAAAGGAGGGTCAGCATGGCTGAATCGGACAACCCCGGCATCGATCACGAACGTAGGGTGGCATTCCATACCGGACGGCTCGGCGCCGCGCGGCAGCGGACGGGCGGGTGCCGCTTGCAGCACGATCGGGATGCGACGCATCGCGCCCACCGCGCCGCGGAAGCCGAATGGATCGTGCGCGACCGCTATGCGCCTGTTCTGGACGAGCCCATACCGCGCCGATTGCTTGTCCACGCTCAGCGACGAACGGCCAGTGGGTGGGCGCGTGGCATGGCCACGATCATGGTGGTCGCCACTGCAGCAGGCGGTGGCTGGTGGGTCGGCGCGCAGCGCGAACCCGGTACGCCCTCGGCCGCCTTTGGGCAATTGGTGGTACAGGCCACCCGTGAGCAGTCCTCCACGATGCGCCGAGTGGCCTCGGCCAACATGCCGGCGACCACGGCGTCGCCTGGCGAGCCCGATCTTTCGAGCCATGGGTTCTTTCTGACCCGCCGGCATCAGCTGGCCCAGAACGGGCATCCGATGTCGGAATTCGTCTATCAGGACGACGGTGGACGCACCGTGAGAGTCTATGCCCAGAACATGCAGCCAGGCGTCGGCGCGTCGCCACGCGTGTTCTCGCACGACGGTCTGTCCCTGGCACGGTGGGAGACGGGCGGCTTCAACTATGCGCTGGTGGGCAGTCTGCCGACGTCCGATTTGCAGTCATTGGCCGTTGAGGCCGCACGCGCGGATTCCGATGCGACACACGGTGAGACGACGGGGCAGCCGAAATCCATCCGGCCGCACGCCCCGGAGACAGCCGGAACGGCGACGGTCAATGACGCGCCGCCGGCCAGTGTGGTACCGGCCGGCGCGTCAGCGCCCGGCGCCGGCACGATGTGAGCGCGCTGCGGACGGTTCGTCGGCTGTCGCGGTCGGCCTCGCTAGTAGGCGAATTCGCTGAAGACCGGATCGACCGACTGGCCCCAGCGGCCTTCGTAGAGCGATAGCAGATGCTCGGCCGGGGTCACGCCGGTTTCGGCGATTTCGGCCAGCTGGTTCAGGAACATGCTTTCATCCCGGTCGTGGGCATCCAACCGCGCGCGTCGGGCCAGACCGGCCTGGGCGAGCGCAACGACCTCGCGTGCCAGGTCCTGGAGCGTGCCGCCGCGAAACGGCGTCTTCAGACCCTGGATCGGTGCCTGATCGCGCAGATGATTGCGTTCGGCGGCGGTGAAATCGCGGCACAGCTGCCAGGCGCCGTCCAGCGACTGGCTGTCGTAACACAGGCCGGCCCAGAGGGCGGGCAGCGCGCAAAGGCGCCGCCAGGGGCCGCCGTCGGCGCCGCGCATTTCCATGAAACGTTTGAGCCGGACTTCCGGAAACAAGGTGGTCAGATGATCGTCCCAGTCGGAGAGCATCGGCCGTTCGCCGGGCAGCGCCGGCAACTTGCCGGCCAGGAAATCGCGGAATGACTGGCCCGAGGCGTCGATATACCGGCCGTCGCGATAGACGAAATACATGGGTACGTCGAGCGCGTAGTCGATATAGCGTTCGAAGCCCATGTCGTTGTCGAACACCCAGTCGAGCATGCCGCAACGATCGGGATCGGTATCGGTCCAGATCTGGCTGCGATATGACACGAAGCCGTTGGGCTTGCCGCGGGTGAAAGGCGAATTCGCGAACAGCGCCGTCGCCACCGGCTGCAGTGCGAGACCGACTCGGAATTTCTCGATCATGTCGGCTTCGGAGCCGTAGTCGATATTGACCTGTACGGTGGAGGTTCGAAGCATCATGTCCAGGCCGAGGCTGCCGACCTTGGGCATGTACGCTTTCATGATCTCGTAGCGCTGTTTGGGCATCCACGGGCAGTCCTCGCGAGCCCATTTCGGCTGGAAGCCCAGCCCGATCAGGCCGACGTTCATTTCCTGCGCGACTTCCTTGACCTGTGCCAGATGTGTATGCACCTCGTCGCACGCTTCATGGATGGTTTCCAGCGGCGCGCCGGCTAGCTCGAGCTGGCCACCCGGCTCGAGGGTGATATGGCATCGGCCGAGTTCGAGTGCGATCAGGTGACCGTTTTCGGTCATCGGCTGCCAGCCAAAGCGGGTGAGCTTGTCGAGGAACGCCTCGATGCCGCGTTCACCGTCGAATGGCAACGGGCGCAGGGTCTCGCGATCGAAAACGAACTTCTCGTGTTCGGTGCCCAGCCGCCAGCGGCTCGGCGGCTTGCAGGCATTTTCGAAATATTCGACCAGCTGGCGCCGGTCGGTGATCGGCGCGCCGCCGGATTGCGATGGAGCGGACATGGGTTCTCCAATCAGGCACGGCGCCCGGGTCTGCCGGCGCTGCGTGCTGCAGTCTGAATTTGCTGCATGGTAACTTTAAACGATCGTTTTCGGGATGGTTGTCTCATGCAATCAATAATTTCGAGTACCGAGCCCGGCGTGTATGCGCCCCGGCAGCGCGCTGTGACCAGGATGGAATGCGCATGAGCTACACGCCTGCGCTGTCGCAGCGACTGGATCGTTACCTGCGTCTGACTCGTCTGGATCGGCCGATCGGCATCTTTCTGGTGGTATGGCCGATGCTCTGGGCGCTGTGGCTGGCCGCCGGCGGTCTGCCCGATCCATGGGTATTGCTGGTATTCGTGGTCGGGGCGGTGTTGATGCGCTCGGCCGGATGCGTGATCAACGACTACGCGGATCGCCATATCGATGGGCATGTCGAACGGACGCGCGCGCGTCCACTGGCCACCGGTGAAGTATCGTCGGGCGAGGCGTTGACGCTGTTCGTCGTGCTTTGTCTGATGGCGTTCGTTCTGGTGCTCACCCTCAACGGCCTGACTATCGCCATGGCGTTCGTCGGCGCGGCGCTTGCCACGCTCTATCCGTTCACCAAGCGGGCGACGCACTGGCCGCAGATGTTTCTCGGCGCCGCGTTCGGCTGGGCCGTGCCGATGGCGTTTGCCGCCCAGGCGGGATACGTGCCATTGGGCGGCTGGATCCTTTTTCTGGCCACGCTCATCTGGGCACTGGTCTACGACACGTTCTACGCGATGGTCGATCGCGACGACGATCTGAAAATCGGGGTGAAGTCCACGGCCATACTGTGGGGCCGCCACGACCGAGCCATCATCGGCGTGTTCCAGTGTCTATGGTTGGCGCTGCTCGTGGGGGTGGGGCTGTCGTTCGCAATGGGGCCGGTGTTCTATTGCGCGCTGGTATTGGCGGGTGCGACCGCGATTTATCACCAGTGGCTGGCCCGGCATCGCGATCGGGCGGGATGCTTCAAGGCGTTCATGCACCACAACGTACTCGGTGGCGTGGTGTTCGCC from Salinisphaera sp. T31B1 encodes:
- a CDS encoding ectoine synthase → MKIVRTEDLRGTDREVISEGGWTSVRWLLAKDGMGFSFHETTFPPGLEFDMWYKHHLEAVFCYQGEGTLVNRDTGEEHKIEPGTVYALDNHDKHTLKAKTEMKLVCAFNPPVTGRETHDADGAYVPPKD
- a CDS encoding epoxyqueuosine reductase QueH produces the protein MNRFSLDQYERPELEPPEQDTKLLMHSCCAPCAGDVLAAVKASGIDTTVYFYNPNIHPVAEYEMRKAEDIRYCEELGIPHIDGDYDTDRWFDRIRGLENEPERGRRCTVCFDMRFERTALYAAEHGYGLISSTLGISRWKNMAQINEAGVRAAARYPDVIYWTLNWRKEGGAARMIEIAKRKGFYQQEYCGCVYSLRDTNRHRKTRGRERIQKGVKFYGREAITGTAPGRGEYPTLKTPADD
- a CDS encoding DUF4168 domain-containing protein; translated protein: MLSANRIAATALMGATLACAAPVFAQDGQSSYGGSGQTQTPQPATSAANVSDAKLEKFAAAQQDVRSVRADIQQQMKNSQDQESMMANRNKANQKMVEAVQDNDLSVSDYNEIARAAQQNPELAQRIQKMR
- a CDS encoding RNA polymerase sigma factor, which gives rise to MIQAHMIEAEIPHLRRYARSLLRGHRESADDLVQDTLERAWSKRWLWRPSGRLRSWLFRILYRLYLDRMPVVTAAHGNLIALDAIREPVCGRARPDSTLHCRDVLDAIDALPDTQRAVLLLVAVEQPSYSEGAAMLGIRVGTYRSRLSRAREMLGERLELRPSPLSAKEGQHG
- a CDS encoding glutamate--cysteine ligase encodes the protein MSAPSQSGGAPITDRRQLVEYFENACKPPSRWRLGTEHEKFVFDRETLRPLPFDGERGIEAFLDKLTRFGWQPMTENGHLIALELGRCHITLEPGGQLELAGAPLETIHEACDEVHTHLAQVKEVAQEMNVGLIGLGFQPKWAREDCPWMPKQRYEIMKAYMPKVGSLGLDMMLRTSTVQVNIDYGSEADMIEKFRVGLALQPVATALFANSPFTRGKPNGFVSYRSQIWTDTDPDRCGMLDWVFDNDMGFERYIDYALDVPMYFVYRDGRYIDASGQSFRDFLAGKLPALPGERPMLSDWDDHLTTLFPEVRLKRFMEMRGADGGPWRRLCALPALWAGLCYDSQSLDGAWQLCRDFTAAERNHLRDQAPIQGLKTPFRGGTLQDLAREVVALAQAGLARRARLDAHDRDESMFLNQLAEIAETGVTPAEHLLSLYEGRWGQSVDPVFSEFAY
- the ubiA gene encoding 4-hydroxybenzoate octaprenyltransferase translates to MSQRLDRYLRLTRLDRPIGIFLVVWPMLWALWLAAGGLPDPWVLLVFVVGAVLMRSAGCVINDYADRHIDGHVERTRARPLATGEVSSGEALTLFVVLCLMAFVLVLTLNGLTIAMAFVGAALATLYPFTKRATHWPQMFLGAAFGWAVPMAFAAQAGYVPLGGWILFLATLIWALVYDTFYAMVDRDDDLKIGVKSTAILWGRHDRAIIGVFQCLWLALLVGVGLSFAMGPVFYCALVLAGATAIYHQWLARHRDRAGCFKAFMHHNVLGGVVFAGIVIDLAFR